A genomic window from Salvelinus sp. IW2-2015 linkage group LG13, ASM291031v2, whole genome shotgun sequence includes:
- the LOC111971481 gene encoding zinc finger matrin-type protein 3-like isoform X1, which yields MNTVDDCSSCFLPMLYSHYMAMISVESSLIHTLPSLHWPSGPESMLTPSMSLFGQQQPLFQPMPSTHTLGPPPQTLRPSTPVVVAPDPLLFPLYSPLSAKPPAHLQLMQGLPCXVPPPTAQVALSTKPQEEEAQIGATDQDATLDELCKPLYCKLCNVTLNSAQQAQAHYQGKNHSKKLRNFYAGSQQLPAIRIPXVIEPVSQQPLTTPPTESATPKQPVSFNGASRVILATENDYCKLCDASFSSPAVAQAHYQGKNHAKRLRLAEAQQSSSIIESTECVQRRPKKEGSEYKLIKNRRTSQVPPAMPAPYYNPRPRQRIPRDLAMCVTPSGQFYCSMCNSGASEEADFRLHLESKQHKSKVSEQRYXSEMENLGYT from the exons ATGAACACAGTTGATGACTGTAGTTCTTGCTTCCTCCCAATGTTATACAGCCATTACATGGCTATGATAAGTGTAGAATCCAGTCTAATACATACTTTGCCATCATTGCATTGGCCCTCAGGACCAGAGTCTATGCTGACGCCTTCAATGAGCCTTTTTGGCCAGCAACAGCCGTTGTTCCAGCCAATGCCTTCTACACATACCCTTGGACCCCCTCCACAGACCCTCAGGCCGTCTACACCAGTGGTAGTGGCCCCGGACcccctccttttccccctctACAGCCCTCTGTCTGCCAAACCACCCGCTCACCTCCAGCTGATGCAGGGCCTCCCCTGCSCTGTCCCACCTCCAACTGCCCAGGTGGCCCTCAGCACCAAGCCCCAGGAGGAAGAGGCTCAGATCGGGGCCACAGACCAGGACGCTACCTTGGATGAGCTGTGTAAGCCTCTGTACTGCAAACTGTGCAACGTCACCCTCAACTCTGCCCAGCAGGCACAGGCCCACTACCAG GGTAAAAACCACAGTAAGAAGCTGAGAAATTTTTATGCAGGCAGCCAGCAGCTGCCTGCCATCAGGATTCCGYAGGTAATAGAACCAGTTTCCCAGCAACCCCTCACGACTCCACCAACTGAGAGTGCAACTCCAAAACAG CCGGTGTCATTTAACGGTGCCAGCAGGGTGATCTTAGCCACGGAGAACGACTACTGCAAGCTGTGTGACGCCTCGTTCAGCTCACCTGCCGTGGCTCAGGCACACTACCAGGGCAAGAACCATGCCAAGAGACTGCGGCTGGCTGAGGCKCAGCAGAGCAGTAGCATCAT AGAGTCGACTGAGTGTGTCCAGAGGCGTCCGAAGAAAGAGGGGAGCGAGTACAAGTTGATCAAGAACCGCAGGACCTCACAGGTGCCCCCTGCCATGCCAG CCCCCTACTACAACCCACGGCCCAGGCAGAGGATCcccagagacctggccatgtgtgTGACGCCCAGCGGCCAGTTCTACTGCTCCATGTGCAATTCTGGGGCCAGCGAGGAGGCCGACTTCCGCCTTCACCTGGAGAGCAAGCAGCACAAGAGCAAGGTGTCGGAGCAGCGCTACCYCAGCGAGATGGAGAATCTGGGCTACACTTAG